Proteins encoded within one genomic window of Castor canadensis unplaced genomic scaffold, mCasCan1.hap1v2 HAP1_SCAFFOLD_113, whole genome shotgun sequence:
- the LOC141420309 gene encoding procathepsin L-like, translated as MTPNEEGQRRAVWEENLKIIELHNEEYRQGKHSFSMGPVPTEKTRRCMKILRDQDNHCGSATRSSYPTVRAPRW; from the exons ATGACACCT AATGAAGAAGGACAAAGGAGAGCAGTATGGGAAGAGAACTTGAAAATAATTGAGCTGCACAATGAAGAGTACAGACAAGGGAAACACAGCTTCTCCATGGGACCTG TGCCCACAGAAAAGACAAGAAG ATGCATGAAGATCTTAAGAGACCAGGACAACCACTGTGGTAGTGCCACACGGTCCAGCTACCCCACTGTGCGAGCTCCTCGTTGGTGA